In Kitasatospora cathayae, the DNA window CACCCCGTGCTGCAGCTGTCCGGACCAGCACATCGGACAGCTGCAGCACGATCCACCGCTGTCCTGGACCGCACGGAGCGGCGGGACCAGGCGGACAATCGGACGTCCGTACGATGCGAGGGTGAGCGAGAACGAGGACGACACCACGCAGACGGAGCTGGAGAGGCTGGCCAGCGAGGCGGTGGACACCCAGCGGCGGTGGTTCGACGCCGAGGCCGCGTGGACGCAGGACTCAACCAACCGCGAGCGGTACGAGGCTTTCATCGCCGTCGGTCTGCAGCTACACAACCACCCTTACTGGGCTGCGGCCGGCGGCAACCGCTACGAGGTGCAGAAGGCAGTTCGCGAGAAAGCCGCGCCCGCCAGCGACGCGTAGCGCCCGCGAGATGGTCCGCCCGGCGACGAGCACCTGGAACAGGTGCCCTGTTCGGGCCTCCTGCGGGATGTCGTCTCAGTGGCCTGCCGTGTCGGCCAGCCGGGCGCATTCGGCGCCGACCGGCCCGGGGTAGCCGCACCCTGGACGTATGGCCTCCCGAGGATCAGCGCGGGTCCGGCTGTCGCACATCGAGCCGATGCTGGCGACGGCCGGGCACCTGCCGTCCGGCCCCGGCTGGGCCGCGGAGGTGAAATGGGACGGCGCGCGCGCCATCGCCTACGTGCCGGAGGCCGCGCCAGTTCGGCTGGTCGGGCGCCACGGCGCCGACTACACCGAGCGGTTCCCCGAGGTGGCCGAGACGCTGACCGAGCTCCGCGGGCCCCTGGTCCTCGACGGAGAGCTGGTGGTAATGCGCAACGGCGTCCCGTCGTTCACCGCGCTGCAGGGCCGCATCCACCGCACGCGCCCGGAGACGGTACGGGCAGGAGCGTCGGCTACGCCTGCCGTGTTCGTCGCCTTCGACCTGCTACACACCGGGGAACGGTCTTTGCTCGCTGAGCCGTATTGGCAGCGGCGCGCACTGCTGGAGGGCCTCGAACTGGAGCGACCGCGCCTGCGCGTACCACCGACCTGGGACTCGGTGAGCGAGGCCTACGGGTGGACCCGGGAGCACCAGTTGGAGGGCGTCATCGCCAAGCGCGCGGACTCCCCCTACCGACCGGGCACACGGTCCCGGGACTGGCTCAAGATCAAGCACCTGCGGACGGCGGACGTCGTGATCGGCGGCTGGCTGCCCGGCGGCCCCAGCGGCGGGACGGTGCGGGCCGTCCTGGTGGGCGTCCCCGTCGAGCCCGGCCGACTGCTGTTCGTCGGTTCGGTCGGCTCCGGCTTCTCCGGGCCGGAGCAGCGCGCCCTGGCGGCCATGCTGCGTCGCATCGCCTCGCCAGTGTCCCCGTTCACCATCGGCGGCGGCCTGGGGCTGCCGCGCGGCACCGAGATCCGATTCACACGGCCGGACCTGCACGCCGAGGTGGAGTTCCTCGAGCTCACCGACGCCGGTCGACTCCGACAGCCGGTGTGGCGGGGCCTGCGTGGTTAAGGAGTTTGGGGCTCGCAGCGTCGGCATGTCCATCAGATTCCTCAGCGGTGAGCAGCACCACGGCTTTGGCACAGCTCACCGTCCTGGCTGGCGCGCCGCCGGCCCATGTCAGGGCAGGGTTCGCAGCAGCTCGCGGACCGTACCCAGGAGGGCCTCAGTGTCCCCACCGTCGATCGGACCGACGGGAACGCAGTCGGGGGCCGGGTCGGCGTAGGTACCGTCCGGACCGATCCGGCCGGCCACGAGCGTCGCCCTGCGGTACGGGGCGTCGATGCCGATCCACAGGCCGGAGGGCAGATGGGTGATTCGCCGCTGGTAGTGCAGGTGCCCCATCTGCACCGTCGCGTCCTGCCACCCGAGGCCCTGGATGATCCGTTCGGCGATTTCCCCTGCCTGTGACACCTGCATGCCGGGCACCCCCTCCGTAGACATGCGGCTGAGCGTAGCCCGGGCTGACGCGCGGCCTCCAGAAGTCCGCCGCCACGGTGGCCGGGATGTCAGCAGCGGGTGCAGGGCTCGAAGAGGCCGCAGGTCTGGCCGTGTTCGTGAAGGCCGTCTGGGGCGTGGCAGTCGGTGCCGAGGCTGCACTCCTGGGTGCCGTCGTCGTGGTCGGTCTCCACGCCGGGGCAGACCTGGAGCCGGTCGTGAGCCTCGTTGTGGAAGTGCGCGCACCAGCCGCAGGCCTGCTCGGGCAGCGCGTCGTCGTACCGGTCGGCGTAGACGCAGAACTGCAGCGCCTCGGGAACATGTAGGACGGCCCGCTCGCCGGGACAGCCGGCACGGCACTCGGTGGCGCCGTCCTCGTGGATCAGCAGCGGACCACCACAGGCTGGCCCGTCCTGATTGGTGCGGCTGAGCGCGATGAAGTGCGTCATCAGCCCGCCGACCGTGTCCCGGACCGGCTCCGGCAGCTGGGCCCACAGCTCGGGCCGCTTCACGACGTCGCCGACGCTGCTGAACCGGTCGCGCTCGGGAAGCCGCAGCCGTGGCCGGGGCATCTCTCCGCGCAGCCTCCTGAGCCTGGCCTGTCCCATGGTGCTGCCCTCCGGTCCCGACGACGTCGCGGTCGACCGGTGAACGATCCGGCGTGGCCCTGGTGACCCTGGCGCGCCCGTGTGGGTGAACGCCCCTCTACCAGCGCATAACGTGAATTATGCGTTAGCGTTGCTGGCATGATCCAGCCTCAGCAGCTGCCCGCCCTGCGCCCCTCCGCGACGCTGTCGCGGCCGACCGCAACGGTCGGCGAGGAGATCCTGAACTTCCTGCGCGCCGAACTCGGCACCGTGCGGCTCGGCCGCAAGCGCACGGACCCGGTCCGCTGGCGGATCGAGCTCATGGCGGAGCTGTGCGACCGCGAGACCTTCCAGGCCGTCATGTCCTGGCTCTCCTCCGGCAAGCGCCAATCCCAGAACACCCGCCGGGCGTACTGCGACGACATCCGGTTCTGGGCCGGCTTCGCCGCCGAGCTCGGCATCGCCCCCTTCTCCCTGGGCTGCCTGAGCTACGAGGACGTCACCGCCTGGCGGCTGCTGCAGGAGGCCCGCGGCGGCTCCGACCGCTCGGTGGCCCGCCGGCTGTCCTCCCTGTCCTCGCTGCACGCCTACGCCGCCCGGCGGGGCATCGCCTGCACCAACCCGGTCGACTCCGAGGACCACCGGCCCACCATCGACCGGCACGACACCTCCACCGCCACCCCCGTACTGGAGGTCGACGAGCTGCAGGCCGTGGTGGAGGCCAGCGACGACGAGCGCGACGCCCTGGTCGTCACCCAGCTCTACACCCTCGCCGGCCGGGTCACCGAGATGTGCGCCCTGGACGTCGACAAGCGGATCGTGCGCGGGCGCCGGGCCTTCCTCGACCTCAACCGCAAGGGCTCCAAGGACCGCCTGCTGCCGCTGTCCCCGACCGTCGACGAACTCCTGGAGCTCCACGTCGGCGAGCGCACCAGCGGCCCGCTGCTCCTCGACGCATCCGGCGGACGCCTTGACCGGCACGACGTCGACCGGATGCTCACCCGGCTCGGCAAGCGCGCCGGCGTCCTGCCCGGCCGCGACCTCACCCCGCACGTCCTGCGCGCCAGCCGGATCACCCACATGATCGACGCGAAGGAGCCACTGGCCGAGATCCAGGCCTTCGCCGACCACGCCGACCCGGCCACCACGATCGGCTACTTCACCCGCCGCAAGGCCGGCGAACGCAACGCGCGCCTCGTCGACGACACCGAGGCCCTCTTCACCCAGATCACCGCCCGCTGGATCCGCCACTGAAGGCCTGTTGGACCCGTTAGGCCCAACAGACCTTCAGTGCGTCGGCACACAGCTCAACCCGGACTACCTGGCCGGCCCGAGCGCAGAGGAGGCCGGCCCAGACGCAGCCACGATTGCGCGGTGGAGGTGGGTCAGGCCTGCTCGGCTGTGCGCTGGGAGCTCAGGGCGGCGCGGCGCTCGGCCTCCTGGAGGTGGTGCAGGGCGGCCCGCTTGGGATCGGTCTCGACCTCGCGCCAGCGGTAGGCGTTGAAGCCAGGCTCATCAGACCACTGCTGGGCCGCGCTCACCAGCTCGCTCCAGGCGCTCCTGAGCCCGTGGACCCGGCTCAACCACAGGGGGGAGTCCGGCTCGACGCCAGCGGCCAGCTGCTCCAGGTACCACTCGGCCGAGCCCACGGCGGAGCTCGCGAGGGCTTCGAGTGCGCGCAGCGCACGCGTCATGGGATCGGCGTCGGGAGTCTGGATCAGCAGAGCGTCGATCCGCTGGTACAGGAACGCCCTGAGCGACTCCACGTCAGCGGCGGTGATGTCCACCGCGTAGTGGAGGATCTCTGCGGGCGGGGTGCTGGTCTCGGTCACGCGGGTCCCCTCGGTGTCAGGCGGCCGGTCGGACGAGCCGTCACGCCTGGTTTGATCGGATGTACAAAGTCTTATCCGAGGTGACAGCCATCACATGAGGGTTCCCAAGATTTTTTGCCGGTCCGGGCGTCCTCCTGAGCCGAGAAGTAGGAGAACCTCACCAGAGACCGGAGGAGCGAGTGATGGCCACATTCCAACCCTGTGTACGCGCGTCATGGGCCGCGGTTCTGCAGCAACCGGCCAATCGCTGGGCGGACCGTGCTGTCCCGTGCCATCCGTCGGTCGGGATCGAGATGCGCTTCACGTTCGATCACGTTGTTCTAGCGGCCATGCTCCTGGGCGAGTACCCCGACCGCTGGCTCGAAGATCCGGCAGTCGTCCTGAGCGTGACATGGGACCGATCCCACTTCGACGTTGAGGCGTTCGATGACTCCGGTCTCAAGTGGGGGTTCCGCTGCTTCCCGGTGGCCGAAGCAACCCCCCGTCACGTGCTGCTGGCCGCGCTCACAGCACGCTGGGCCGCCATCGAGGGCGACCAGGCCGGCGTCGACCGCTTCGCCCGCAATGTGCTCGGCGTCGCGCGGCCCGAGCTGTGCCGCGATGGCCTGGTCGACGCCCTTCTCGGCGACTGGGTGAACCGGCTCGGGACCTACCTCACCGACCCGGAGCTGCTGCGGATCCTGCACGATTACACTGCGCGCGAACGCCGCCGGTGGCTGCCGCTGTGGGAAAGGAAGAGCGGCGGCGGTCGGATCCGGCTGACCGGCGCCGCCGTTGCCAACGGCCTCACCCTGGACGACGTCCTCACCGACCACCGCAGCGCCGAGGACTACGCCCTCTACGGCGAGTTGGACGACGACCGACTCTCTGCGGTGCTGCGCGGCCTCGACCCCGACGAGGCCAGGGTCGCCGCCCGGTACGCGGAGGGCACCGGCAGCTGGGCCGAAGCCGCGCTCGGGGCCGGCCTTCGGGAGGCGTACGGCGACCGAGTCCGGCGCAAGCTCAAGCGCCTCGGCAACCGTCACACCCAGCGCGCACTTGCCGCAGCGATGGTGACCCGATGAGCCGCCTGCCCACTCCGGAGGGAGAGCGCGGCCTGCTGGTTCGCGTGCCCACCGCGCCGACCTGCACTGCCATGGCCGGCACCGGATCGGTCGGCGGCGCCCTGCTGACCGGCACGGTCCCGCCCGACTCCCCGCTGGTGTGGCCGCTCGTCGTCCTCGCCCTCGGTTCCATGGCCTACGACCTCGGAGTCCGAGCCCTCCGACGCCAACGCGGATGACACCGCGATGCCGACGCTCCCAGACGGCGGACCGCGCGCCACCACCCCGGCCAGCCCACCGTCCCCGGCGTCGGTTCGGCCGTTGCTGGTCCCTGTTGCCGTTTCAGCCACCGCGACGTGGTCGATGACGGCGAGGGGGCTGGGCGGTCAGACCAGCTGGACCCAACAAGCGGCGGCCGCGCGTATCGTCATGCGCGGCCGCCGCTGTGCGTCTGCCCGGTATCAGTCCACTGCGGAGGCGGTGCCGGGGCGCTGGTCCTCGAAGAAGTCGAGCTTCTGTCCGAAGAGCTCCTCGGCCTCGCCCGCCCCCGGTGGGAGCAATGCTCAAGACCTGTGGATCGCTTCCGGGAGGAACGCGGAGGGCGTACCTTCCCGAGTGATCCCGTGACGGTCATCGAGTAGGCCGACGTTGCAGCGTCGGTCGGGAAGGCACGCCCGTGCTCACGGTAGTCAATGTCGACGGTTCGACGCGAGACGGCTCCCTGCTGGACGAAATCGTCCGTGAGGGCGCCAGGCGGATGTTGGCCGCCGCACTGGAGGCCGAAGTCAACTCCTACATCGCCGAGTTGGCCCACGAGAAGGACGAGAACGGACGCCGCCTGGTAGTCCGCAACGGCTACCACCAGCCCCGGAAGGTCACCACCGCTGCCGGCGTGATCGATGTCAAGGCCCTGCGGGTGAACGACAAGCGCGTGGATGAGCTGGCCTTCTACGGCTACCCCGCCGAGCACTGGATCCACCTGCGGACCACCAACCCGATCGAGTCGACCTTCGCCACCGTCCGCCTCCGCACGAAGGTCACCAAGGGCGCTGGCTCCCGCGCCGCCGCACTCGCCATGGTCTTCAAGCTCGTCGAGTCCGCCCAGGCCCGCTGGCGAGCCGTCAACGGTGCCCACCTCGTCCCGCTCGTCCGCGCCGGAGCCCGCTTCGAACGCGGCCAGCTCGTCGAACGCCCCAAGGCCGTGGCCGCGTGAACCGGCCCGCGATCCTGATCGACATCGGCGGCGTCCTCATCCCGGACCACCTCACCACAGCCGCTGCCGAGTGGAGCACCCGACTCGGGATTACCCAACGTGCTTTCCTCGCCGCGCTCTTCGGCGGAAACGATGACAAGGTCCTCATCGGCCGCACCAGCGAGGAGGCCTGGTGGCACATCGTCCGAGACCGGCTCGGCGTTGGCTCCGACCTGATCGACGCGATCCGATGCGATCTGGCGTCCAGGGAGAGCTGGGACTACGCCCTCGTCGAGGGCCTGCGCAGCCTCCGCGGCTCGGCGAAGACCGCCATAGTCAGCAACACCTGGCCACAGATGCGCACCAGAATGGCAAATGCTGGCCTCCTCGACATGGTCGATGCCATCGTCTTGTCGTGTGAAGTCGGGTACGCCAAGCCCGACCCCCGCATCTATGCTGCGGCCCTCCAACGGGTCGGCGCCCGTCCCGCAGAGACCCTCTTCATCGACGACACTCCAGGGCACGTCGCCACCGCAAGGTCACTCGGCATGACCGGTCACGTGCACACAAGCACCGGGGACACCATTGCCCGGATCCAGGAGTTCCTGCAGTCGCCGGGCTGAGACCGGCCCGCCGGCATCACCAACCAAGCACCATCCACAACTCTTGACAATTACTCCCGGCCGCCTCCTGGTCCTCGAAGACGGCTGGGCTGACCGCGACACCGCCACCCCGGGACCGGCCGCCGGCCCCGACCCGACCTGGTCCGCCGTCCCGGCCGACAACTGGCTGACGATCCGCCGTCCCGGCGGCCTGACCTGGTTCGACGGCGAGATCGCCGCCACCCGCGAGTGGCGCCGAGCGGTTCGCGAGCACCGCACCCTGCTGCTGATCACCGGACCGTTCACCAGCGTCTTCGACTTCCAGCCCGCCGCCGCAGCCGGCC includes these proteins:
- a CDS encoding HAD family hydrolase, with protein sequence MNRPAILIDIGGVLIPDHLTTAAAEWSTRLGITQRAFLAALFGGNDDKVLIGRTSEEAWWHIVRDRLGVGSDLIDAIRCDLASRESWDYALVEGLRSLRGSAKTAIVSNTWPQMRTRMANAGLLDMVDAIVLSCEVGYAKPDPRIYAAALQRVGARPAETLFIDDTPGHVATARSLGMTGHVHTSTGDTIARIQEFLQSPG
- a CDS encoding tyrosine-type recombinase/integrase, which encodes MIQPQQLPALRPSATLSRPTATVGEEILNFLRAELGTVRLGRKRTDPVRWRIELMAELCDRETFQAVMSWLSSGKRQSQNTRRAYCDDIRFWAGFAAELGIAPFSLGCLSYEDVTAWRLLQEARGGSDRSVARRLSSLSSLHAYAARRGIACTNPVDSEDHRPTIDRHDTSTATPVLEVDELQAVVEASDDERDALVVTQLYTLAGRVTEMCALDVDKRIVRGRRAFLDLNRKGSKDRLLPLSPTVDELLELHVGERTSGPLLLDASGGRLDRHDVDRMLTRLGKRAGVLPGRDLTPHVLRASRITHMIDAKEPLAEIQAFADHADPATTIGYFTRRKAGERNARLVDDTEALFTQITARWIRH
- a CDS encoding ATP-dependent DNA ligase translates to MASRGSARVRLSHIEPMLATAGHLPSGPGWAAEVKWDGARAIAYVPEAAPVRLVGRHGADYTERFPEVAETLTELRGPLVLDGELVVMRNGVPSFTALQGRIHRTRPETVRAGASATPAVFVAFDLLHTGERSLLAEPYWQRRALLEGLELERPRLRVPPTWDSVSEAYGWTREHQLEGVIAKRADSPYRPGTRSRDWLKIKHLRTADVVIGGWLPGGPSGGTVRAVLVGVPVEPGRLLFVGSVGSGFSGPEQRALAAMLRRIASPVSPFTIGGGLGLPRGTEIRFTRPDLHAEVEFLELTDAGRLRQPVWRGLRG
- a CDS encoding transposase, which gives rise to MLTVVNVDGSTRDGSLLDEIVREGARRMLAAALEAEVNSYIAELAHEKDENGRRLVVRNGYHQPRKVTTAAGVIDVKALRVNDKRVDELAFYGYPAEHWIHLRTTNPIESTFATVRLRTKVTKGAGSRAAALAMVFKLVESAQARWRAVNGAHLVPLVRAGARFERGQLVERPKAVAA